Proteins from a single region of Ischnura elegans chromosome 2, ioIscEleg1.1, whole genome shotgun sequence:
- the LOC124153843 gene encoding uncharacterized protein LOC124153843, protein MSAIHFILAVALCYMGVFLSVQSEPRNGQKFNDLKVNNLASNLEASLKFNLNNASYSAESGEPRNGQMVTDLKVNNLAANLGASLKFILNNASYSAESGEQRKEQNINDGKNIFPRLFSR, encoded by the exons ATGTCTGCAATACATTTCATCCTTGCTGTGGCACTTTGTTACATGGGAGTTTTCCTGTCGGTCCAAA gtgaGCCAAGGAATGGACAAAAGTTTAATGATCTGAAAGTTAATAATTTAGCATCAAATCTGGAGGCATCACTCAAGTTCAATCTTAATAATGCTTCGTATTCCGCTGAATCCG gtgAGCCAAGGAATGGACAAATGGTTACTGATCTGAAAGTTAATAATTTAGCAGCAAATCTGGGGGCATCACTCAAGTTCATTCTTAATAATGCTTCGTATTCCGCTGAATCCG gtGAGCAAAGGAAGGAACAAAATATTAATgacgggaaaaatatatttccacgtCTATTTTCGAGAtaa